A single Strix aluco isolate bStrAlu1 chromosome 20, bStrAlu1.hap1, whole genome shotgun sequence DNA region contains:
- the DPM2 gene encoding dolichol phosphate-mannose biosynthesis regulatory protein has translation MATATDQVVGFGLVAFSLVLFVYYTLWIIILPFIDSNHGIHRYFLPREYAVIIPVVAGLLLVLFIGVFIMVVMWKSRKPAKKSD, from the exons ATG GCCACAGCAACAGACCAGGTGGTTGGATTCGGCCTGGTTGCCTTCAGCCTCGTCCTCTTTGTTTACTACACCCTCTGGATCATCATACTG CCCTTCATCGACAGCAACCATGGGATCCACCGGTACTTCTTGCCGAGGGAGTACGCCGTTATCATCCCTGTGGTCGCCGGGCTGCTGCTGGTCCTATTTATAG GTGTTTTTATAATGGTCGTGATGTGGAAGAGCAGGAAACCTGCCAAGAAATCCGACTGA
- the ST6GALNAC4 gene encoding alpha-N-acetyl-neuraminyl-2,3-beta-galactosyl-1,3-N-acetyl-galactosaminide alpha-2,6-sialyltransferase isoform X1, producing MREPAAALGAGERRRRGGSRRGCDPPPLWVTPRPRRATRQPPRMKTLVRLFLTLVCVAAVTALYLLLCSHACLRPCCWAPGERSPRAPTILSFPGYSRVPDGKPLERALCRRCAVVSSSGQMLGSRLGRAIDGLECVLRMNHAPTAGYEEDVGARSTVRVVSHTSVPLLLRNQPYFFQQSQETLYIIWGPTKKMNREKVGSTYQALLKVMEMYPRLQIYTLTEEKMTYCDDVFQNETGKNRIKSGSFLSTGWFTMILAMELCEQICVFGMVSDSYCREKNHSSVPYHYFEKGQLDECRMYLMHERARRAGHRFITEKAIFSRWAKKRNIIFSHPSWAGGATVESLLPSAGAGSLHLHSSRAGSPSQWVGWDPPCQCTGSMSWTHRAPSAPSACPDGPRGDHKGFPPALLG from the exons ATGCGGGAACCGGCGGCGGCCCTgggggccggggagcggcggcgccgcgggggcTCCCGGCGCG GGTGCGACCCCCCCCCCCTCTGGGTGACCCCCAGACCCCGCCGGGCGACCCGCCAGCCCCCCAGGATGAAGACGCTG GTGCGGCTGTTCCTCACGCTGGTGTGCGTGGCGGCGGTGACCGCGCTCTACCTGCTGCTGTGCTCCCACGCCTGCCTGCGGCCCTGCTGCTGGGCCCCGGGGGAGCGGAGCCCCAGGGCACCCACCATCCTCAGCTTCCCAGGGTACAGCCGCGTCCCCGACGGGAAG CCGCTGGAGCGGGCGCTGTGCCGCCGCTGCGCCGTCGTCTCCAGCTCGGGGCAGATGCTGGGCTCACGCCTGGGACGGGCCATCGACGGGCTGGAGTGCGTCCTGCGCATGAACCATGCCCCCACTGCGGGCTACGAGGAGGATGTGGGGGCACGGAGCACCGTCCGGGTGGTGTCACACACCAGCGTCCCGCTGCTGCTGAGGAACCAGCCCTACTTCTTCCAGCAGTCCCAGGAGACCCTCTACATCATCTGGGGGCCAACGAAGAAGATGAACCGGGAGAAGGTGGGCTCGACCTACCAGGCACTGCTGAAAGTGATGGAGATGTACCCCCGCCTGCAGATCTACACCCTGACCGAGGAGAAGATGACGTATTGCGATGACGTCTTCCAGAACGAGACGGGGAAGAACAG GATAAAATCTGGCTCCTTCCTGAGCACGGGCTGGTTCACCATGATCCTGGCCATGGAGCTGTGCGAGCAGATCTGCGTCTTCGGCATGGTCAGCGACAGCTACTGCAG GGAGAAGAACCACTCGAGCGTGCCCTACCACTACTTCGAGAAGGGCCAGCTGGACGAGTGCAGGATGTACCTGATGCACGAGCGAGCCCGCCGCGCCGGGCACCGCTTCATCACCGAGAAAGCCATCTTCTCCCGCTGGGCCAAGAAGAGGAACATCATCTTCTCCCACCCATCCTGGGCAGGCGG TGCCACGGTTGAAAGCCTTTTGCCAAGCGCCGGAGCGGGGAGTCTCCATCTCCACAGCAGCAGGGCTGGTTCCCCAAGCCAGTGGGTGGGCTGGGACCCCCCATGTCAGTGCACTGGGAGCATGAGCTGGACCCACAGAGCCCCATCAGCTCCAAGCGCCTGCCCAGATGGACCCAGGGGCGACCACAAAGGTTTTCCGCCCGCTCTACTGGGATGA
- the ST6GALNAC4 gene encoding alpha-N-acetyl-neuraminyl-2,3-beta-galactosyl-1,3-N-acetyl-galactosaminide alpha-2,6-sialyltransferase isoform X2: MKTLVRLFLTLVCVAAVTALYLLLCSHACLRPCCWAPGERSPRAPTILSFPGYSRVPDGKPLERALCRRCAVVSSSGQMLGSRLGRAIDGLECVLRMNHAPTAGYEEDVGARSTVRVVSHTSVPLLLRNQPYFFQQSQETLYIIWGPTKKMNREKVGSTYQALLKVMEMYPRLQIYTLTEEKMTYCDDVFQNETGKNRIKSGSFLSTGWFTMILAMELCEQICVFGMVSDSYCREKNHSSVPYHYFEKGQLDECRMYLMHERARRAGHRFITEKAIFSRWAKKRNIIFSHPSWAGGATVESLLPSAGAGSLHLHSSRAGSPSQWVGWDPPCQCTGSMSWTHRAPSAPSACPDGPRGDHKGFPPALLG, from the exons ATGAAGACGCTG GTGCGGCTGTTCCTCACGCTGGTGTGCGTGGCGGCGGTGACCGCGCTCTACCTGCTGCTGTGCTCCCACGCCTGCCTGCGGCCCTGCTGCTGGGCCCCGGGGGAGCGGAGCCCCAGGGCACCCACCATCCTCAGCTTCCCAGGGTACAGCCGCGTCCCCGACGGGAAG CCGCTGGAGCGGGCGCTGTGCCGCCGCTGCGCCGTCGTCTCCAGCTCGGGGCAGATGCTGGGCTCACGCCTGGGACGGGCCATCGACGGGCTGGAGTGCGTCCTGCGCATGAACCATGCCCCCACTGCGGGCTACGAGGAGGATGTGGGGGCACGGAGCACCGTCCGGGTGGTGTCACACACCAGCGTCCCGCTGCTGCTGAGGAACCAGCCCTACTTCTTCCAGCAGTCCCAGGAGACCCTCTACATCATCTGGGGGCCAACGAAGAAGATGAACCGGGAGAAGGTGGGCTCGACCTACCAGGCACTGCTGAAAGTGATGGAGATGTACCCCCGCCTGCAGATCTACACCCTGACCGAGGAGAAGATGACGTATTGCGATGACGTCTTCCAGAACGAGACGGGGAAGAACAG GATAAAATCTGGCTCCTTCCTGAGCACGGGCTGGTTCACCATGATCCTGGCCATGGAGCTGTGCGAGCAGATCTGCGTCTTCGGCATGGTCAGCGACAGCTACTGCAG GGAGAAGAACCACTCGAGCGTGCCCTACCACTACTTCGAGAAGGGCCAGCTGGACGAGTGCAGGATGTACCTGATGCACGAGCGAGCCCGCCGCGCCGGGCACCGCTTCATCACCGAGAAAGCCATCTTCTCCCGCTGGGCCAAGAAGAGGAACATCATCTTCTCCCACCCATCCTGGGCAGGCGG TGCCACGGTTGAAAGCCTTTTGCCAAGCGCCGGAGCGGGGAGTCTCCATCTCCACAGCAGCAGGGCTGGTTCCCCAAGCCAGTGGGTGGGCTGGGACCCCCCATGTCAGTGCACTGGGAGCATGAGCTGGACCCACAGAGCCCCATCAGCTCCAAGCGCCTGCCCAGATGGACCCAGGGGCGACCACAAAGGTTTTCCGCCCGCTCTACTGGGATGA
- the ST6GALNAC6 gene encoding alpha-N-acetylgalactosaminide alpha-2,6-sialyltransferase 6, translated as MSGSTSQRAAALGVLFALIMLLIIYSSGSGSEVFPYSRLRGRARRPPDLKKWGVKSGYLPVCGNKTLTARCHQCVIVTSSSHLLGTHLGTAIDGAECTIRMNDAPTTGYEVDVGNKTSFRVVAHSSLYRVLKRPQEFVNKTPETIFIFWGPPAKMQKSLLKIIQRVSASFPNMTAYVVSPGRMKQFDDLFRGETGKDREKSRSWLSTGWFTMVIAVELCDAVHVYGMVPPNYCGRRPPPRRLPYHYYEPKGPDECTTYIHNERSRKGNHHRFITEKRVFASWAGLYNITFSHPTWP; from the exons ATGAGTGGCAGCACG AGCCAGCGCGCCGCCGCCCTGGGGGTCCTCTTTGCCCTGATCATGTTGCTGATCATCTACAGCTCCGGCAGCGGGAGCGAGGTCTTCCCCTACAGCCGCCTGCGGGGCAGAGCCCGCCGGCCCCCCGACCTCAAGAAGTGGGGGGTGAAAAGCGGGTACCTGCCCGTCTGTGGGAACAAG ACCCTGACTGCCCGCTGCCACCAGTGCGTCATCGTCACCAgctccagccacctcctgggCACCCACCTGGGCACGGCCATCGACGGGGCCGAGTGCACCATCCGCATGAATGACGCGCCCACCACCGGCTACGAGGTCGACGTGGGCAATAAGACCAGCTTCCGCGTGGTGGCCCACTCCAGCCTCTACCGTGTCCTCAAGCGGCCCCAGGAGTTCGTCAACAAGACCCCGGAGACCATCTTCATCTTCTGGGGGCCGCCCGCCAAGATGCAGAAGAGCCTCCTGAAAATCATCCAGCGTGTCAGCGCCTCCTTCCCCAACATGACGGCCTACGTCGTCTCCCCCGGCCGCATGAAGCAGTTCGATGACCTGTTTCGGGGGGAGACGGGGAAGGACAG GGAGAAGTCACGCTCATGGCTCAGCACCGGCTGGTTCACCATGGTGATCGCGGTGGAGCTGTGCGACGCCGTCCATGTCTACGGCATGGTGCCACCCAACTACTGCGG CCGCcggcccccaccccgccgccTGCCCTACCACTACTACGAGCCAAAGGGCCCCGACGAGTGCACGACCTACATCCACAACGAGCGGAGCCGCAAGGGCAACCACCACCGCTTCATCACCGAGAAGCGGGTCTTCGCCAGCTGGGCCGGCCTCTACAACATCACCTTCTCCCACCCCACCTGGCCCTAG